The following are from one region of the Nostoc cf. commune SO-36 genome:
- a CDS encoding carbonic anhydrase, translating into MSRVNGFLGRRNFLKFASVVGIAATAFGDSFWNTEQTAVADIHPDNPNPVSSNEAIRRLLDGNQRFIEQKRKYPDQSLERLRLVAKAQYPFAAILGCADSRVPAEIVFDQGLGDLFVVRVAGNVVSDTVIGSLEYSTAVLGSQLIMVLGHRRCGAVAEAIKNEPLPGRIGLIIEGIKPSVEKVKFRTGDNMQDAVIANIQYQTEKLQESSTILAKLLREGKLKIVGACYDIDTGKINIIN; encoded by the coding sequence ATGAGTCGAGTTAATGGATTTTTAGGGCGACGTAATTTCTTAAAATTTGCCAGTGTAGTAGGTATTGCAGCTACTGCTTTTGGTGATAGCTTTTGGAATACAGAGCAAACTGCTGTTGCTGATATTCATCCAGACAACCCAAATCCAGTTAGTTCTAATGAAGCTATCAGACGCTTACTCGATGGTAATCAAAGATTTATCGAGCAAAAACGTAAATATCCCGATCAATCACTAGAACGTTTACGATTAGTTGCTAAAGCTCAGTATCCTTTTGCCGCCATATTGGGCTGTGCAGATTCTAGAGTACCTGCGGAAATCGTCTTCGATCAAGGGCTGGGAGATTTATTTGTCGTGCGAGTTGCGGGTAATGTCGTCAGTGACACGGTTATAGGTAGTCTGGAATATTCTACAGCAGTATTAGGTTCGCAGCTGATTATGGTTTTGGGTCATAGAAGATGCGGTGCAGTAGCAGAAGCAATCAAAAACGAACCACTTCCTGGCAGAATTGGTTTAATTATTGAGGGTATTAAACCATCTGTCGAAAAGGTAAAGTTTAGAACAGGTGATAATATGCAAGATGCAGTTATTGCTAACATTCAGTATCAGACTGAAAAATTGCAAGAAAGCTCAACTATTTTAGCTAAATTGCTCCGTGAAGGTAAACTAAAAATTGTTGGTGCTTGTTACGATATTGATACTGGTAAAATCAACATTATTAATTAA